The following are from one region of the Rhizobium sullae genome:
- the xdhB gene encoding xanthine dehydrogenase molybdopterin binding subunit: MDKSTFDTTKVIIRGPMHASLKHDSAHKHVTGTADYIDDIPEPAGLLHGALGTSDRAHAEILSMDLSEVRRHPGVVWVFTGKDVPGANDVSSNGSHDEPLLADAKVEFHGQPIFAVIAETRDAARHAAQKAKIEYRDLPHWSDIDGALENGSPLVISPMTLQRGDAKAEMDNAQHRLKGQMRIGGQEHFYLEGHIAMAIPGEDDDVTVWASTQHPSEIQHIVGHVLNIPSNAVTVNVRRMGGGFGGKETQGNQFAALAAIAAKKLKRAVKFRPDRDEDMSSTGKRHDFLVDYELGFDDEGRIHAVDATYAARCGFSSDLSGPVTDRALFHADSSYFYPHVHLTSMPLKTHTVSNTAFRGFGGPQGMLGAERFIEEIAYAVAKDPLEIRKLNFYGQPGSGRTTTPYHQEVEDNIILRIVEELEESADYQARRNAIIGFNRDSRYIRKGIALTPVKFGISFTMTAFNQAGALVHIYQDGSIHLNHGGTEMGQGLYTKVAQVLADSFQVDIDRVKITATTTGKVPNTSATAASSGSDLNGMAAHDAARQIKERLVAFAADKWNVDASDIVFLPNRVRVGEAEIPFPNFIKEAYFARVQLSAAGFYKTPKIHWDRAAGRGTPFYYFAYGAACSEVSIDTLTGEYLIDRTDILHDVGCSLNPAIDIGQVEGGFVQGMGWLTTEELWWDDKGRLRTHAPSTYKIPLASDRPKIFNVRLAEWSENTEPTIGRSKAVGEPPLMLAISVLEALSMAVASVADYKVCPRLDAPATPERVLMAVERMKRV; the protein is encoded by the coding sequence ATGGATAAATCCACCTTCGACACCACCAAAGTCATCATCAGGGGCCCCATGCACGCTTCGCTGAAACATGATTCAGCGCATAAGCATGTGACCGGAACTGCCGATTATATCGATGACATTCCCGAACCCGCCGGCCTGCTGCACGGCGCGCTCGGCACCTCCGACCGCGCCCATGCCGAGATTCTCAGCATGGATCTTTCGGAAGTCCGCAGACACCCTGGCGTCGTTTGGGTCTTCACCGGCAAGGACGTGCCGGGCGCCAATGACGTCAGTTCCAACGGCAGCCATGACGAGCCGCTGCTTGCCGACGCCAAGGTCGAATTCCACGGCCAGCCGATCTTTGCCGTGATCGCCGAAACCCGCGACGCCGCGCGCCATGCCGCGCAGAAGGCGAAGATCGAGTATCGCGACCTGCCGCATTGGAGCGATATCGACGGTGCGCTCGAAAACGGCAGCCCGCTCGTCATCAGCCCGATGACATTGCAGCGCGGCGACGCCAAGGCCGAGATGGACAACGCCCAGCATCGCCTCAAGGGCCAGATGCGCATCGGTGGTCAGGAGCATTTCTACCTCGAGGGCCACATCGCCATGGCGATCCCCGGCGAAGATGACGATGTGACCGTCTGGGCCTCGACTCAACACCCGAGCGAGATCCAGCATATCGTCGGCCACGTGCTGAACATTCCGTCGAATGCCGTGACGGTGAACGTGCGCCGCATGGGTGGCGGTTTCGGCGGCAAGGAAACGCAAGGCAACCAGTTTGCAGCGCTTGCCGCCATCGCCGCCAAGAAGCTGAAGCGCGCCGTCAAGTTCCGTCCTGACCGCGACGAGGACATGAGCTCCACCGGCAAGCGCCACGACTTCCTGGTGGATTACGAGCTGGGCTTTGACGACGAAGGCCGCATCCACGCCGTCGACGCGACCTATGCGGCGCGCTGCGGCTTTTCTTCCGACCTCTCCGGCCCGGTGACGGACCGTGCCCTCTTCCACGCCGATTCCAGCTATTTCTATCCGCATGTGCATCTGACCTCGATGCCGCTGAAGACGCATACCGTCTCCAATACCGCCTTCCGCGGCTTCGGCGGGCCGCAAGGCATGCTGGGGGCCGAGCGCTTCATCGAAGAGATCGCTTACGCAGTTGCCAAGGATCCGCTCGAAATCCGCAAGCTGAACTTCTACGGACAGCCGGGTTCCGGCCGCACGACGACGCCCTACCATCAGGAAGTTGAAGACAACATCATCCTGCGCATCGTCGAGGAACTGGAGGAAAGCGCCGATTACCAGGCACGCCGCAATGCCATCATCGGCTTCAACCGCGACAGCCGCTACATCCGCAAGGGCATCGCGCTGACGCCGGTGAAATTCGGCATCTCCTTCACCATGACCGCCTTCAACCAGGCGGGGGCGCTGGTGCATATCTATCAGGACGGTTCGATCCACCTGAACCACGGCGGCACCGAGATGGGCCAAGGCCTCTACACCAAGGTCGCGCAGGTGCTGGCCGACAGCTTCCAGGTCGATATCGACCGCGTGAAGATCACCGCGACGACCACCGGCAAGGTGCCGAACACGTCCGCGACCGCCGCCTCGTCCGGCTCCGACCTGAACGGCATGGCCGCCCATGACGCCGCCCGGCAGATCAAGGAGCGGCTCGTTGCCTTCGCCGCAGACAAATGGAACGTCGATGCGTCGGACATCGTCTTCCTGCCGAACCGGGTGCGCGTTGGCGAGGCGGAAATCCCCTTCCCCAATTTCATAAAGGAGGCCTATTTCGCCCGCGTGCAGCTTTCGGCAGCAGGCTTTTACAAGACGCCGAAGATCCATTGGGATCGGGCCGCGGGCCGCGGCACGCCTTTCTATTACTTCGCCTATGGTGCCGCCTGCAGCGAAGTCTCGATCGATACGCTGACCGGCGAATATCTGATCGACCGCACCGACATCCTTCACGATGTCGGCTGCTCGCTGAACCCGGCGATCGATATCGGCCAGGTGGAAGGCGGCTTCGTGCAGGGCATGGGGTGGCTGACGACGGAAGAACTCTGGTGGGACGACAAGGGCCGGCTGCGCACACATGCGCCCTCGACCTACAAGATCCCACTCGCCTCCGACCGTCCGAAGATATTCAACGTCCGCCTCGCCGAGTGGTCAGAAAACACCGAGCCCACCATCGGCCGCTCCAAGGCGGTCGGCGAACCACCCCTCATGCTGGCAATCTCCGTGCTCGAAGCGCTCTCCATGGCCGTCGCCAGCGTCGCCGACTACAAGGTCTGCCCACGGCTCGACGCCCCGGCAACGCCGGAGCGGGTACTGATGGCGGTGGAGCGGATGAAGCGGGTGTAA
- the xdhC gene encoding xanthine dehydrogenase accessory protein XdhC: MTSSFLSFASAHPAIILIDVVGTQGSTPREAGAFMLVSENAAWGTIGGGQLEFMAIRNARELLAGGGSKVMDIPLGPEIGQCCGGRTQLRFRRVTDELMAELGARQAEETERRPEVYLFGAGHVGHALAAALAPLPLSVMVVETRTEELANLPAETKTRLMAMPEALVKEMPGGSAVVILTHDHSLDFLIAREALERTDLAYTGMIGSATKRATFANWLMREGGERSLLDRLTLPIGGSAVRDKRPEVIAAMTAAEILTALSAYRQRSAS, encoded by the coding sequence ATGACTTCCTCTTTCCTTTCCTTCGCGTCCGCCCACCCAGCCATCATCCTCATCGACGTCGTCGGAACCCAGGGTTCGACCCCACGCGAAGCCGGCGCCTTCATGCTCGTCTCCGAAAACGCCGCCTGGGGCACGATCGGCGGTGGGCAGTTGGAGTTCATGGCGATCCGCAACGCGCGCGAACTGCTTGCGGGCGGCGGCAGCAAGGTCATGGATATTCCGCTGGGACCGGAGATCGGGCAGTGCTGCGGCGGGCGTACGCAATTGCGGTTCCGGCGGGTGACGGATGAACTGATGGCGGAACTGGGAGCACGGCAGGCCGAAGAAACAGAGCGGCGGCCGGAGGTCTATCTTTTCGGTGCAGGCCATGTCGGGCACGCGCTCGCTGCGGCACTTGCGCCGCTGCCGCTTTCCGTGATGGTGGTCGAGACGCGAACGGAAGAGCTTGCGAACCTGCCGGCGGAAACGAAGACGCGGCTTATGGCGATGCCGGAAGCGCTGGTGAAGGAAATGCCCGGCGGTTCCGCCGTCGTCATCCTCACGCACGACCATTCGCTGGACTTCCTGATCGCGCGTGAAGCGCTGGAGAGAACCGATCTTGCCTATACCGGCATGATCGGCTCGGCCACGAAACGCGCGACCTTCGCAAACTGGCTTATGCGCGAAGGAGGCGAGCGAAGCTTGCTCGACCGCCTCACGCTGCCGATTGGCGGTTCGGCGGTCAGGGACAAGCGGCCGGAAGTGATCGCCGCCATGACCGCCGCCGAAATCTTGACGGCGCTTTCCGCCTATCGCCAGAGATCGGCCTCGTAG
- a CDS encoding LysR substrate-binding domain-containing protein, whose protein sequence is MKLSKQFPLNALRVFEAVARLGSFTKAGEELGMTQTAVSYQVKLLEENIGEPLFLRRPRMISLTDAGERLAPRVTEGFAMLAEAMESLRQASEETLTIHSTATFAQQWLSRHLGSFQLKHPNIAVRLKTSATLIDFNREAADLAVRWGDGNWPGLCCHRIMRLDFSPMLSPVLAAKVGGVHTPADLLKLSIISAGDHWWRIWFAAAGIDNPGLEKFPRNELGTQIMDASVAAAGQGVAILNPGHFEEDIAAGRLYQPFELSCNDGRDYWLAYPGNRRNVPKIRAFRNWIIDEMGAHDL, encoded by the coding sequence ATGAAGCTGTCGAAACAGTTCCCGCTGAATGCGCTGCGCGTCTTTGAGGCTGTGGCGCGGCTCGGCAGCTTCACCAAGGCGGGCGAAGAGCTCGGCATGACGCAAACTGCCGTCAGCTATCAAGTGAAGCTGCTGGAAGAGAATATCGGCGAACCGCTGTTCCTGCGCCGCCCGCGCATGATTAGCCTTACCGATGCCGGTGAACGGCTGGCGCCAAGGGTCACCGAAGGTTTCGCGATGCTGGCCGAGGCGATGGAATCGCTTCGACAAGCATCCGAGGAGACTCTGACGATCCATTCGACGGCGACTTTTGCCCAACAGTGGCTGTCGCGCCATCTTGGCTCGTTTCAGCTAAAACATCCTAACATTGCCGTCAGGCTGAAGACATCTGCAACACTCATAGATTTCAACAGGGAGGCGGCCGATCTGGCTGTCCGCTGGGGCGACGGCAATTGGCCGGGTCTCTGTTGCCATCGCATCATGCGCCTCGATTTTTCGCCGATGTTAAGTCCGGTGCTTGCTGCCAAGGTCGGCGGCGTTCATACGCCCGCCGATCTCCTCAAACTATCGATCATCAGCGCCGGGGACCATTGGTGGCGGATTTGGTTTGCCGCAGCAGGGATCGATAATCCGGGACTGGAGAAATTCCCCAGAAACGAACTCGGCACGCAAATCATGGACGCGAGTGTAGCCGCGGCGGGGCAAGGCGTCGCCATTCTGAATCCGGGGCATTTCGAAGAAGATATCGCCGCAGGCAGGCTCTATCAACCTTTCGAACTATCCTGCAACGACGGCCGCGATTACTGGCTGGCCTATCCCGGGAACCGCCGGAATGTGCCGAAGATCAGGGCCTTCCGGAACTGGATCATCGACGAGATGGGCGCGCACGATCTCTAA
- a CDS encoding urate hydroxylase PuuD, whose translation MYEYAIAWEWLAFAARWFHVITAIAWIGSSFYFIALDLGLVKRPHLPPGAYGEEWQVHGGGFYHIQKYLVAPAQMPEHLTWFKYESYFTWLSGFLMLCIVYYGGADLFLIDRHVLDISAPVAILMSLASLAVGWVVYDLLCKSPLGKNTWGLMAVLYAVMVFMAWGYTQLFTGRAAFLHLGAFTATIMSANVFMVIIPNQKIVVADLIAGRTPDPKYGQIAKQRSLHNNYLTLPVIFFMLSNHYPLAFGTAYNWVIAALVFLMGVTIRHWFNTTHARKGRPTWTWIATVILFILIMWLSTVPKALTGERDTTAAVAPAFQQFAGDPHFPAVKELISTRCSMCHAAEPVYEGLARPPNGVIFENDAEIAAHAREIYIQAGRSHAMPPGNVTDITQDERKLLVTWFESAVEGKQQ comes from the coding sequence ATGTATGAATATGCCATAGCGTGGGAATGGCTGGCTTTCGCGGCGCGCTGGTTTCACGTCATCACCGCGATCGCCTGGATCGGCTCGTCGTTTTATTTCATCGCCCTCGACCTCGGCCTGGTGAAGCGGCCGCATCTTCCGCCGGGCGCCTATGGCGAGGAATGGCAGGTGCATGGCGGCGGTTTCTATCACATCCAGAAATACCTGGTGGCCCCGGCGCAGATGCCCGAGCACCTGACCTGGTTCAAGTACGAAAGCTACTTCACCTGGCTCTCCGGCTTCCTGATGCTCTGCATCGTCTATTACGGCGGTGCCGACCTCTTCCTCATCGACCGGCATGTGCTCGATATCAGCGCGCCGGTGGCGATCCTGATGTCACTTGCTTCGCTCGCCGTCGGCTGGGTCGTCTACGACCTGCTCTGCAAGTCGCCGCTCGGCAAGAACACCTGGGGACTGATGGCCGTGCTCTATGCGGTGATGGTCTTCATGGCCTGGGGCTACACACAGCTTTTCACCGGCCGCGCCGCTTTCCTGCATCTCGGCGCCTTCACCGCGACGATCATGTCGGCCAACGTCTTCATGGTTATCATCCCCAACCAGAAGATCGTCGTCGCCGACCTCATCGCGGGGCGCACGCCCGATCCGAAATACGGGCAGATCGCCAAGCAGCGCTCGCTGCACAACAACTACCTCACGCTGCCCGTCATCTTCTTCATGCTGTCGAACCACTATCCACTGGCCTTCGGCACCGCCTACAACTGGGTGATCGCCGCCCTCGTCTTCCTGATGGGCGTCACCATCCGCCACTGGTTCAACACGACGCATGCGCGCAAGGGACGGCCGACCTGGACATGGATCGCGACGGTCATCCTCTTCATCCTTATCATGTGGCTTTCGACCGTGCCGAAGGCGCTGACGGGCGAACGCGATACGACTGCCGCTGTTGCGCCCGCGTTCCAGCAATTCGCCGGCGATCCGCACTTCCCTGCCGTCAAGGAGTTGATCTCGACGCGCTGTTCGATGTGCCATGCTGCCGAACCCGTCTACGAGGGCCTTGCCCGCCCGCCGAACGGCGTCATCTTCGAAAATGACGCGGAAATCGCCGCCCATGCGCGCGAAATCTATATACAGGCAGGCCGCAGCCATGCAATGCCGCCCGGCAATGTGACGGATATCACGCAGGACGAGCGCAAGCTGCTCGTCACCTGGTTCGAAAGCGCAGTCGAAGGCAAACAGCAATGA
- the guaD gene encoding guanine deaminase yields MTTKLLRGRLLSFKRAPLSLTDTESYSYETDGGLVIEAGKITAIGTYSGIRKKAPADAVEIDHRPHLIMPGFIDTHLHFPQMQVIASYAADLLEWLNTYTFPEECRFVESAHAQKIATHFYDELLRHGTTTAAAYCSVHKTSADAYFAEAIRRNMCMVGGKVMMDRNAPQGLLDTPQMGYDETRQVIADWHGKGRNHVAITPRFAITSTPQQMEAAQALTQEFPDLHIQTHLSENHEEIRFTCELYPDAIDYTDIYARYGLLGPKSLFGHCIHLSDREAGAMNEAGAVAVHCPTSNLFLGSGLFPLKALARRQKPVRISVATDIGGGSSYSMLRTMDEAYKIQQLLGERLNPLESYYYMTLGNAEALSLADSIGTLDEGTDADLVVLNAAATPAMALKMDVVKTLPEELFLLQTMGDDRAIVETYVAGEAAKSNLTIEPKMGAS; encoded by the coding sequence ATGACGACAAAACTCCTGCGCGGGCGCCTGCTCTCGTTCAAGCGCGCTCCGCTCAGTCTCACCGATACGGAGAGCTATAGCTACGAGACCGACGGCGGCCTGGTGATCGAGGCCGGCAAGATCACCGCGATCGGCACCTACTCCGGCATCAGGAAGAAGGCTCCGGCGGATGCGGTCGAAATCGACCACCGCCCGCACCTGATCATGCCGGGCTTTATCGACACGCACCTGCATTTTCCGCAGATGCAGGTGATCGCCTCCTACGCGGCCGACCTGCTCGAATGGCTGAACACCTATACCTTCCCGGAGGAATGCCGCTTCGTCGAAAGCGCGCATGCGCAGAAGATCGCGACGCATTTCTACGACGAGCTGCTCCGTCACGGCACGACGACGGCCGCCGCCTATTGCTCCGTCCACAAGACCTCCGCCGATGCCTATTTCGCGGAGGCCATACGCCGGAACATGTGCATGGTCGGTGGCAAGGTGATGATGGACCGCAATGCGCCTCAGGGCCTGCTCGACACGCCTCAGATGGGCTATGACGAAACGCGGCAGGTGATTGCCGACTGGCACGGCAAAGGCCGAAACCACGTCGCCATCACGCCGCGCTTCGCGATCACCTCAACGCCGCAGCAGATGGAGGCGGCCCAGGCGCTCACCCAGGAATTTCCGGATCTGCACATCCAGACGCACCTCTCGGAAAATCACGAGGAGATTAGGTTCACTTGCGAGCTCTATCCGGACGCGATCGACTACACCGATATCTACGCCCGCTACGGTCTGCTTGGGCCGAAGAGCCTCTTCGGCCACTGCATCCACCTCTCCGATCGCGAGGCCGGCGCCATGAATGAGGCGGGCGCCGTCGCCGTTCACTGCCCGACGTCCAACCTCTTCCTCGGCTCCGGCCTCTTCCCGCTGAAGGCACTCGCGCGTCGCCAAAAACCCGTCAGGATCAGCGTCGCCACCGATATCGGCGGCGGCTCCAGCTATTCGATGCTGCGCACGATGGACGAAGCCTACAAGATCCAACAGCTCCTCGGCGAGCGTCTCAACCCGCTCGAAAGCTATTACTACATGACGCTCGGCAATGCCGAAGCACTCTCGCTTGCAGACAGCATCGGAACGCTGGATGAAGGCACGGACGCCGATCTCGTCGTCCTGAACGCAGCGGCAACGCCTGCCATGGCGCTGAAGATGGACGTCGTGAAGACTCTTCCGGAAGAACTCTTCCTGCTCCAGACCATGGGCGATGACCGGGCGATTGTGGAGACCTATGTGGCGGGCGAGGCAGCGAAGAGCAACCTCACCATTGAACCCAAAATGGGAGCATCATAG
- a CDS encoding helix-turn-helix domain-containing protein — protein sequence MLQWWIMSELRPIRSNEDYENALTLLKQLWGAPDGSPEADKLDIIATLIDAYEASHYPIDLPDPIDAILFRMEQQGLSRKDLEPILGSRGRIAEISQSQAIPLEMIRRLHEHLGIPTDILIQPIRTNAA from the coding sequence ATGCTGCAGTGGTGGATTATGAGTGAACTAAGACCCATCCGGAGTAATGAAGACTACGAGAATGCGCTCACTCTTTTAAAGCAACTCTGGGGTGCGCCGGATGGTTCTCCCGAAGCAGACAAGCTGGACATTATCGCGACGCTGATCGATGCCTATGAGGCGTCACACTATCCAATCGATCTGCCCGACCCAATCGACGCCATTCTGTTTCGCATGGAACAACAGGGCTTGAGCCGCAAGGACCTTGAGCCAATCCTCGGCAGTCGGGGACGCATAGCGGAAATTTCTCAATCGCAGGCGATCCCTCTCGAAATGATACGCCGGCTGCATGAGCATCTCGGGATTCCGACCGACATTTTGATCCAGCCGATCCGTACCAACGCGGCATAG
- a CDS encoding LysR family transcriptional regulator has product MFDWENLRYFAALAQTGTLLGAARLLGVEHATVARRVARLEAQMGVKLIDRRGRRVSLTADGERVAVMAERMGEEARAIERVSLAAGGGLAGDVKVSAPPTLAAALLAGPLVELRRNYPDIGITIVGETRYASLDRREADIAVRMTKPEQGDFTVTKLGDVAFGFYASPAYLASVPEEAWSFIAYDETMSSSPQSMRLLDVANGRKLSIRATTLEFQLSAAKAGGGVALLPNFLLAGANDLVEVIRETKPLTREVWLVVHSDIRNVPIIRAVMETLKRNWSY; this is encoded by the coding sequence ATGTTCGATTGGGAAAATCTCCGCTACTTCGCAGCCTTGGCGCAGACCGGAACGTTGCTCGGCGCGGCCCGCTTACTCGGCGTGGAGCACGCGACGGTCGCCCGCCGCGTCGCCCGTCTGGAAGCGCAGATGGGTGTGAAACTCATAGATCGGCGCGGACGGCGCGTGTCGCTGACGGCAGATGGGGAGCGGGTCGCAGTGATGGCCGAGCGCATGGGCGAGGAGGCGCGGGCAATCGAACGCGTGAGTCTTGCTGCCGGCGGCGGCCTTGCGGGCGACGTCAAGGTAAGCGCGCCGCCGACGCTTGCGGCCGCCCTGCTTGCCGGGCCGCTTGTCGAACTGCGGCGCAACTATCCGGACATCGGCATCACCATTGTCGGCGAGACGCGCTACGCCTCGCTCGACCGGCGGGAGGCGGATATTGCGGTCCGAATGACGAAGCCGGAGCAGGGCGACTTTACCGTTACCAAGCTTGGCGACGTGGCTTTTGGCTTCTATGCCTCCCCGGCTTATCTGGCTTCCGTGCCTGAGGAGGCCTGGAGCTTCATCGCCTATGACGAAACGATGTCGAGCTCGCCGCAGTCGATGCGCCTGCTCGATGTGGCGAATGGGCGAAAACTGTCCATCAGGGCCACGACGCTCGAATTCCAGCTTTCCGCCGCGAAAGCCGGCGGCGGCGTCGCTCTCCTTCCGAATTTTCTCCTTGCCGGCGCGAATGACCTTGTGGAGGTCATTCGGGAGACGAAGCCGCTGACGCGTGAAGTCTGGCTGGTCGTTCACTCGGATATCAGAAATGTTCCGATCATCCGCGCGGTGATGGAGACTTTGAAGAGGAACTGGTCTTATTAA
- a CDS encoding quinone oxidoreductase family protein — translation MDKIVTLQTPGGIEQLQVLERTPKQPGPDEIRIRHEAIGMNFLDIYHRKGIYPLPAYPAVLGVEGAGIVEAVGTGVIELKPGDRVAYAGAIGAYAATRLLPAARAIRLPDEIPSRVAAASMLKGMTAYMLLTQTYTVGPGTIVLVHAAAGGLGSILVRWAKHLGATIIGTVSSQEKAGLAVKHGADHVIVGRDADVVGEVKRLTGGRGVDAAYDGIGGSMLSKTIQCVRPFGVAATIGQAGGPIPPVSVEELRPGKALTHPSIMAYIADGENYAAAAKATIEMTQSGIAATIAGEYALADAAKAQQFLENGGAAGSLILVP, via the coding sequence ATGGACAAGATCGTTACACTTCAGACGCCGGGCGGCATCGAACAACTGCAGGTCTTGGAGCGCACGCCAAAGCAGCCTGGCCCCGATGAGATCCGCATACGGCACGAAGCGATCGGCATGAATTTCCTCGACATCTACCACCGCAAGGGCATCTATCCCCTGCCGGCCTATCCGGCCGTCCTAGGCGTCGAGGGGGCGGGCATCGTAGAGGCCGTTGGCACCGGCGTCATCGAACTGAAACCGGGCGACCGCGTTGCCTATGCCGGCGCGATCGGCGCCTATGCCGCAACACGCCTGCTTCCCGCCGCGCGCGCCATCCGCCTTCCGGATGAGATCCCGTCGCGCGTCGCCGCCGCCTCGATGCTAAAGGGCATGACCGCCTATATGCTGCTGACGCAAACCTACACGGTCGGCCCCGGCACGATCGTCCTCGTCCATGCGGCCGCGGGCGGCCTCGGCAGCATTCTGGTGCGGTGGGCAAAACATCTCGGGGCGACGATCATCGGGACCGTCAGTTCGCAGGAAAAGGCCGGGCTTGCCGTCAAACACGGCGCCGATCACGTGATCGTCGGGCGCGACGCGGATGTGGTCGGCGAAGTGAAACGGCTGACGGGCGGCCGTGGCGTCGATGCCGCCTATGACGGCATCGGCGGCAGCATGCTTTCTAAGACCATCCAATGCGTGCGCCCGTTCGGCGTCGCCGCAACGATCGGACAGGCCGGCGGCCCGATACCTCCGGTCTCCGTCGAGGAGTTGCGTCCCGGAAAAGCGCTCACGCATCCGAGCATCATGGCCTACATCGCAGACGGCGAAAATTATGCCGCCGCCGCCAAGGCAACAATCGAAATGACGCAGTCGGGCATCGCCGCAACGATCGCCGGCGAGTATGCCTTGGCAGACGCGGCAAAGGCGCAGCAATTCCTCGAAAACGGAGGTGCCGCAGGGAGCCTGATTCTTGTTCCCTAG
- a CDS encoding alpha-hydroxy acid oxidase, translated as MATPLTIADLKKLAQRRVPKMFFDYADSGAWTESTYQANESDFTKIKLRQRVLVDMTNRTLETTMVGQKVSMPVALAPTGLTGMQHADGEMLAARAAEEAGVPFTLSTMSICSIEDVASVTTRPFWFQLYVMKDKDFVMNLINRAKAAKCSALVLTADLQILGQRHKDLRNGLSAPPKFTPKHIWQMATRPFWCLDMLKTKHRTFGNIVGHAKNVSDLSSLSSWTAEQFDPQLSWADVAWIKEKWGGPLIIKGILDVEDAKAAAETGADAIVVSNHGGRQLDGAPSSISMLPQIVDAVGHKIEIHLDGGIRSGQDVLKAVALGAKGTYIGRPFLYGLGAMGKEGVTLALGILRKEMDITMALCGKRDINDVNSSIIAGRQ; from the coding sequence ATGGCCACTCCTCTCACCATCGCCGACCTTAAGAAACTCGCCCAGCGCCGAGTGCCGAAAATGTTCTTCGACTATGCGGATTCGGGCGCCTGGACAGAGTCGACCTATCAGGCGAACGAGAGCGATTTCACCAAGATCAAGCTGCGCCAGCGGGTGCTCGTAGACATGACGAACCGCACGCTGGAGACGACGATGGTCGGCCAGAAGGTCTCGATGCCGGTGGCGCTCGCGCCGACGGGTCTTACCGGTATGCAGCATGCCGACGGCGAGATGCTGGCGGCCCGTGCAGCGGAAGAAGCCGGCGTTCCCTTCACGCTCTCGACGATGAGCATCTGCTCGATCGAGGATGTCGCCTCGGTGACGACGCGACCCTTCTGGTTCCAGCTCTATGTGATGAAGGACAAGGACTTCGTCATGAACCTGATCAACCGCGCCAAGGCGGCAAAGTGCTCGGCACTGGTTCTGACGGCCGACCTGCAGATCCTCGGCCAGCGGCATAAAGACCTGCGCAACGGCCTCTCCGCTCCGCCGAAATTCACGCCGAAGCATATCTGGCAGATGGCGACTCGCCCCTTCTGGTGCCTCGACATGCTCAAGACCAAGCACCGTACCTTCGGCAACATCGTCGGCCACGCCAAGAATGTCTCCGACCTCTCCTCGCTGTCCTCCTGGACAGCTGAGCAGTTTGATCCGCAGCTTTCCTGGGCCGATGTCGCCTGGATCAAGGAAAAATGGGGCGGCCCGCTCATCATCAAGGGCATTCTCGATGTCGAGGACGCGAAGGCGGCAGCCGAGACGGGCGCCGACGCGATCGTCGTCTCTAACCATGGCGGCCGCCAGCTGGACGGCGCTCCCTCTTCGATTAGCATGCTCCCGCAGATCGTCGATGCCGTCGGCCACAAGATCGAGATCCATCTCGACGGCGGCATCCGCTCCGGCCAGGACGTGCTGAAGGCCGTGGCGCTTGGCGCCAAAGGCACCTATATCGGCCGCCCTTTCCTCTACGGCCTCGGCGCCATGGGCAAGGAAGGCGTGACACTGGCGCTCGGCATCCTCCGCAAGGAGATGGACATCACCATGGCACTCTGCGGCAAGCGCGACATCAACGACGTCAATTCGTCGATCATCGCCGGACGGCAGTAG
- a CDS encoding type II toxin-antitoxin system HicA family toxin, whose product MKSADVIALLKKDGWFEVARKGSHMQLKHPTRSDRVTVPHPRRDVPIGTLKSIEKQSGLSLR is encoded by the coding sequence ATGAAGAGTGCAGACGTCATCGCGTTGCTGAAAAAGGATGGCTGGTTCGAGGTTGCCCGTAAGGGCAGCCATATGCAGCTGAAACACCCTACAAGATCCGACCGCGTGACCGTTCCCCATCCAAGGCGCGACGTTCCGATTGGCACTCTTAAGAGCATCGAAAAGCAATCCGGTCTCAGCCTGAGGTGA
- a CDS encoding type II toxin-antitoxin system HicB family antitoxin, which yields MRNYIGLIHKESDSDYGVSFPDFPGVVTAGKSLDEARRMAEEALAFHVEGMAEDGEAIPEPSSLESIMADPENGDGVAILVSLKTPARKAIRINITLPEDVLERVDAFAAAQGLSRSGFLARAAKHEIDRGEAA from the coding sequence ATGCGCAACTATATCGGACTGATCCATAAGGAAAGCGACAGTGACTATGGCGTGTCTTTCCCTGATTTTCCAGGCGTCGTGACCGCAGGGAAAAGCCTGGACGAGGCGCGGAGAATGGCAGAGGAAGCCTTGGCATTCCATGTCGAAGGCATGGCTGAAGATGGCGAAGCCATTCCCGAACCATCCAGCCTTGAAAGCATCATGGCGGATCCGGAAAACGGCGACGGCGTTGCAATTCTCGTGAGCCTCAAAACGCCAGCCCGCAAGGCGATTCGTATCAACATCACCCTTCCGGAAGACGTACTTGAACGCGTGGATGCATTTGCCGCGGCGCAGGGATTGTCCCGTTCCGGCTTTCTCGCGCGAGCGGCGAAACATGAAATCGATCGCGGCGAAGCAGCTTAA